A window of Syngnathoides biaculeatus isolate LvHL_M chromosome 9, ASM1980259v1, whole genome shotgun sequence contains these coding sequences:
- the rnf11a gene encoding RING finger protein 11a — protein MGNCLFSQGADDLSLLNESEGGSLPGEPPPPPYQERPQPVPVYHPTPGESRLASQLSEEEQVRIAQRIGLIHHLPRGIFDPGSDPADRKVKECVICMMDFEYGDPVRFLPCLHIYHTDCIDAWLMRSFTCPSCMEPVDAALLATYEAN, from the exons ATGGGGAACTGCCTGTTTTCCCAAGGAGCGGATGATCTGTCTCTGCTGAACGAGTCCGAGGGTGGAAGCCTGCCGggagagccgccgccgccgccgtacCAG GAGCGCCCGCAGCCTGTTCCCGTGTACCACCCCACGCCCGGAGAGAGTCGCCTGGCCAGCCAGCTGAGCGAGGAGGAGCAGGTCCGCATCGCCCAGCGCATCGGCCTCATCCACCACCTGCCCAGGGGCATCTTTGATCCGGGCTCCGACCCCGCCGACCGCAAAGTCAAAGA GTGTGTGATCTGCATGATGGACTTTGAGTACGGCGACCCCGTCCGGTTCCTGCCGTGCCTGCACATCTACCACACGGACTGCATCGACGCCTGGCTCATGCGCTCCTTCACCTGCCCGTCCTGCATGGAGCCCGTGGACGCGGCGCTGCTCGCCACCTACGAGGCCAACTGA
- the LOC133505655 gene encoding heme oxygenase-like gives METKVERAEQDLSEQIKKVTMESHMRAENTELMLSFQKGQVTKPQFKLLLSSLREIYQTLEEELDRNSAHPAVEPIYFPSELARLESIENDLEYFCGPDWRDTIVVPAATRRYCDRLREIGKERPELLVAHAYTRYLGDLSGGQVLGRIAQKSMGLKSGEGLSFFAFPGVSSPNLFKQLYRSRMNVLELSEAQREGVLEEAVRAFELNIQVFEDVQKMLTVTEDQLDSKDVKRVNALQSTAMGVPLLRMLLGLFLAVVTVGICVS, from the exons ATGGAGACGAAGGTGGAAAGAGCGGAACA GGATTTGTCGGAACAAATCAAAAAGGTCACCATGGAGAGCCACATGAGGGCGGAGAACACAGAGTTAATGCTGAGCTTCCAGAAGGGACAAGTCACCAAGCCGCAGTTTAAG CTTCTGCTCAGCTCCCTCCGTGAGATCTACCAGACCTTGGAGGAGGAGCTGGACAGGAACAGCGCCCACCCCGCCGTCGAGCCCATTTACTTCCCGTCTGAGCTGGCCAGGCTGGAGTCCATCGAGAATGACCTGGAGTACTTCTGCGGTCCGGACTGGAGGGATACGATCGTGGTACCCGCGGCCACGAGGAGATACTGCGACAGACTCCGAGAG ATTGGGAAGGAGCGCCCAGAGCTCCTGGTTGCCCACGCTTACACCCGCTACCTCGGCGACCTGTCCGGCGGCCAGGTCCTGGGCCGCATCGCCCAGAAGTCCATGGGCCTGAAGAGCGGCGAGGGTCTGTCCTTCTTCGCCTTTCCCGGCGTGTCCAGCCCAAACCTCTTCAAGCAGCTCTACCGCAGCCGCATGAACGTCCTGGAGCTGAGCGAGGCGCAGAGGGAGGGCGTCCTGGAGGAGGCCGTCAGAGCCTTCGAGCTTAACATCCAG GTCTTTGAAGACGTGCAGAAGATGCTGACGGTGACGGAAGACCAGCTTGACTCCAAAGACGTGAAACGCGTGAATGCTCTGCAAAGCACCGCGATGGGCGTTCCACTCCTGCGGATGCTCCTCGGACTGTTTCTGGCTGTCGTCACGGTGGGAATCTGCGTATCGTAG
- the LOC133505653 gene encoding uncharacterized protein LOC133505653, translating into MYPHTQHYGSTPPELRLLLLGNIGCGKTSSADTILSQATDASAATPRSIQLRKDFAEGRVVTLAEAPRWYWNGRQMDESVKKETERAMTLLAPGPHAILLLVPVNQFTEMDGQVPAQLQQVFGKEVLQHTIVLLTCGDYLMGRSVEEYLLKENPGLRQMIGLCGGRHHVINNRQRQDRVQVRELLDKVEDMASTSGAFALKTREERDMEERVQQRKRELMESFRKQTEEKREALASRHASNADTPSNVERPESYRDSWVRRGEVELDAVNGGVADVLRSSPPPSTAAGWQSGRNDDQRESRSFRLNADGARLSQMIEERTSPKVVSTLHHRINSFEENTPEVSPSPSPEPPASVYDPSTPNLAPYPATPAVSSPSSPELRLVLIGRSGAGKSAAGNAILGRDDFESRPESLVAITQECVKKKAAVAGRRVAVVDTPDWFHSERTPDEVRAQISSCVALSAPGPHAFLLCVPTDQPAKTELRALSALESVFGPDVIKKHTLVLFTHADLLRKSGKAGGGGVEAYIAGQRDDLLKLVERCGDRFHVLERDGRGRNVEELLEKVEQIAAEAGGQCYSSPAFLEAENRVREIQAEITRERRRKQQEEEQFRGERRSLYPYMQTVAEAEEEVREEEVERTRAEAERSVSAMNIESLPPIATMAGASPSVFESVVEKVQSNAKMLPKLLSDSSVWVSDGAKKMMSSPVWGSVGSAGKKVQKTAGARAEDLSKIAGDRLPKAVGDSSAWVGTGSREAAAASPLWGKVGSGAKVAANGIGTGAKAVAQSPVWGKVGSGVKSGAKLMADGSVRLGAGLGAGAKKVAQSPVWGQVGSGAKAGAKMVSESSVWQKMLTNAKKVPKVVILGALLGLALGVSLAGAIGGAAGAVVGSALTEVGRRKLAKKNAPEKLASNVDTVDALVKRGEKVMKRE; encoded by the exons ATGTACCCCCACACGCAGCACTACGGCTCGACGCCCCCGGAGCtgaggctgctgctgctgggcaACATCGGATGCGGCAAGACGTCGTCGGCCGACACCATCCTCAGCCAGGCGACCGACGCGTCCGCGGCCACGCCCCGGAGCATCCAGCTGCGCAAGGACTTCGCCGAGGGCAGGGTGGTGACCCTGGCGGAGGCCCCCAGGTGGTACTGGAACGGCCGGCAAATGGACGAGAGCGTCAAGAAGGAGACGGAGCGAGCCATGACGCTGCTGGCGCCGGGTCCGCACGCGATTCTGCTGCTGGTGCCCGTCAACCAGTTCACAGAG ATGGATGGCCAAGTGCCCGCCCAGCTGCAACAGGTGTTCGGAAAAGAAGTGCTGCAGCACACCATCGTGCTGCTGACCTGCGGCGATTATCTCATGGGAAGAAGTGTGGAA GAATACCTTCTGAAGGAGAATCCGGGTCTGAGGCAGATGATCGGGCTTTGCGGGGGCCGCCACCATGTCATCAATAACCGTCAGCGGCAGGACCGGGTGCAGGTTCGCGAGCTTCTGGACAAG GTGGAGGACATGGCGAGCACAAGTGGGGCGTTCGCCCTCAAAACCAGGGAGGAGCGGGACATGGAGGAACGCGTGCAGCAGCGCAAGAGAGAGCTGATGGAGAGCTTCCGAAAGCAGACGGAAGAGAAAAGGGAAGCTCTGGCATCCAGACACGCGTCGAACGCGGACACGCCGAGCAATGTCGAGAGACCGGAGTCGTACAGAGATTCCTGGGTGAGGAGGGGAGAAGTCGAGCTGGACGCCGTCAACGGGGGAGTTGCCGATGTGCTCCGCTCCAGTCCGCCACCTTCGACGGCAGCCGGGTGGCAGTCGGGCCGCAACGATGACCAGCGCGAGAGTCGCTCCTTTAGACTGAATGCag ATGGAGCCAGACTTTCACAAATGATCGAGGAGAGAACCTCGCCCAAAGTCGTTTCCACAC TTCATCACAGAATCAACAGCTTTGAGGAGAACACCCCCGAGGTCTCCCCGAGCCCCTCCCCTGAACCCCCGGCCTCGGTGTACGACCCCTCCACGCCAAACCTCGCCCCGTACCCCGCCACACCCGCCGTATCCTCTCCGTCCTCTCCGGAGCTGCGTCTGGTGCTGATCGGACGATCCGGGGCGGGGAAAAGCGCGGCCGGCAACGCCATCCTGGGGCGGGATGACTTCGAGTCCAGGCCGGAGAGTCTGGTCGCCATCACTCAGGAGTGCGTCAAGAAGAAAGCAGCGGTTGCCGGAAGAAGG GTAGCGGTCGTGGACACCCCGGACTGGTTCCACTCTGAGCGGACTCCAGATGAGGTCCGAGCTCAGATCTCCTCCTGCGTGGCCCTGTCCGCCCCGGGACCCCACGCCTTCCTCCTGTGCGTCCCGACGGACCAGCCGGCCAAGACGGAGCTGCGGGCCCTCAGCGCCCTCGAGTCGGTCTTCGGCCCGGACGTCATCAAGAAACACACGCTGGTCCTCTTTACGCACGCCGATCTTCTGAGGAAGAGCGGGAAGGCCGGCGGGGGCGGCGTGGAGGCGTACATCGCCGGCCAGCGCGATGATTTGTTAAAACTGGTGGAGAGGTGCGGCGACCGCTTTCACGTGCTGGAAAGAGACGGCCGCGGCAGGAATGTGGAGGAGCTTCTGGAGAAGGTGGAGCAGATAGCGGCCGAGGCCGGGGGCCAGTGTTACTCCAGCCCCGCTTTCCTAGAGGCCGAGAACCGAGTCCGGGAGATACAGGCCGAGATCACGAGGGAGAGGAGACGGaagcagcaggaggaagagcagtTTCGGGGCGAGAGGCGCTCCCTCTACCCTTACATGCAGACCGTGGCCGAGGCCGAAGAGGaagtgagagaggaagaggtCGAGAGAACCCGAGCCGAGGCCGAGAGGAGCGTCAGCGCCATGAACATTGAGAGCCTCCCGCCCATTGCGACCATGGCCGGCGCTTCGCCTTCGGTGTTCGAGTCCGTCGTGGAGAAAGTGCAGTCCAACGCCAAGATGCTGCCCAAGCTGTTGTCCGACAGCTCGGTGTGGGTCAGCGACGGCGCCAAGAAAATGATGAGCAGTCCGGTGTGGGGCTCGGTGGGGAGCGCAGGGAAGAAGGTCCAGAAGACCGCGGGCGCCCGAGCCGAAGACCTCTCCAAGATAGCGGGAGACCGACTCCCCAAGGCGGTGGGGGACAGCTCGGCCTGGGTCGGGACCGGAAGCCGCGAGGCAGCGGCGGCGAGTCCCTTGTGGGGGAAAGTGGGCTCCGGGGCCAAAGTAGCGGCGAACGGGATCGGAACCGGAGCGAAGGCTGTGGCCCAGAGTCCCGTGTGGGGGAAGGTTGGTTCCGGGGTCAAATCCGGCGCCAAACTGATGGCCGACGGTTCGGTGCGCCTCGGAGCTGGACTGGGTGCAGGAGCAAAGAAGGTGGCCCAGAGCCCGGTGTGGGGGCAAGTGGGCTCCGGCGCCAAAGCGGGCGCCAAAATGGTCAGCGAGAGCTCCGTGTGGCAGAAAATGCTGACAAACGCCAAAAAGGTGCCGAAGGTCGTCATCCTGGGCGCGTTGCTGGGGTTGGCGCTGGGGGTATCCCTGGCGGGGGCCATCGGCGGAGCCGCGGGGGCCGTCGTCGGTTCTGCCCTCACCGAGGTGGGCAGGCGAAAGTTGGCCAAGAAAAATGCGCCAGAAAAGCTTGCGAGTAACGTTGATACCGTGGATGCGCTGGTGAAGCGAGGAGAGAAAGTGATGAAAAGAGAATGA